From Verrucomicrobia bacterium CG1_02_43_26, one genomic window encodes:
- a CDS encoding 3-beta hydroxysteroid dehydrogenase → MRVLITGGGGFLGRYIVNMLLDLGYEVNILGRSPQPDLEKRGARFFQGDIANKAIVLEASKGTEAIFHVAAKAGIWGSWKDYYEVNVVGTKNVIEACKANQVSYLVYTSTPSVVFNRQAFRGDDESLPYGQNWLCHYAHTKAIAEKMVLDSNDQAGLKTIALRPHLIWGVGDNHLVPRILSQARRGKLRIIGMGDNKVDITHVSNAAHAHFLALNALIDNQVSGKAYFISQGEPVNLWDWVNTLLERFDIPRLHKKISFDAAFFIGALLEGVHKIVPALGEPRMTRFIATELSKDHYFDISAAKYDLGYQPIVSTEAGLDELVKNLKI, encoded by the coding sequence GTGAGGGTGCTTATTACAGGAGGTGGTGGCTTTCTTGGCAGATACATCGTAAATATGCTGCTGGATCTTGGCTACGAGGTAAACATTCTCGGGCGCTCTCCTCAACCGGATTTAGAAAAGAGGGGCGCTCGCTTTTTTCAGGGCGATATCGCAAATAAAGCAATTGTTTTAGAGGCGTCCAAGGGCACCGAGGCCATTTTTCACGTTGCCGCTAAAGCCGGTATCTGGGGCTCCTGGAAGGATTATTACGAGGTTAACGTTGTCGGTACAAAAAATGTCATTGAGGCTTGTAAGGCAAATCAGGTTTCTTATCTGGTTTATACGAGCACCCCAAGCGTCGTCTTTAATAGACAAGCATTTCGTGGGGATGATGAGTCTCTGCCTTATGGGCAAAATTGGCTGTGCCATTACGCCCACACCAAGGCAATTGCAGAGAAAATGGTGCTCGATAGTAATGATCAAGCCGGTTTAAAAACAATTGCGCTTAGGCCTCATTTAATCTGGGGCGTAGGCGACAACCATCTCGTCCCGCGTATCCTTTCTCAAGCACGAAGGGGCAAATTAAGGATAATTGGCATGGGTGATAATAAAGTGGACATCACACATGTCTCCAACGCCGCGCATGCCCACTTTTTAGCTCTGAATGCATTAATAGATAATCAGGTCTCGGGTAAGGCTTATTTCATCTCTCAGGGCGAGCCCGTCAATCTCTGGGATTGGGTTAATACTTTATTAGAACGTTTTGATATTCCTAGACTCCATAAAAAAATATCCTTTGATGCCGCCTTCTTTATAGGCGCCCTATTGGAAGGGGTTCACAAAATCGTTCCTGCCTTAGGCGAACCGCGTATGACGCGTTTCATCGCCACGGAACTCTCCAAGGATCATTACTTTGATATATCCGCCGCTAAGTACGATTTAGGTTACCAGCCCATCGTCTCCACCGAAGCGGGTCTAGATGAGCTGGTAAAAAATCTGAAAATCTAA
- a CDS encoding phosphoribosylaminoimidazolesuccinocarboxamide synthase, with the protein MFIKDPNDFSFPKEALLRVPKLPYKHLGSGKVRELYDLGEELLMIATDRVSAFDVILHEGIPGKGIILTQMSLFWFDYLKDVVPNHIVPNHNKRLLAVLADYPELYKRSMIVKKLKPLPIESIVRGYLAGNAWRNYQDTDRLWDMELPNGMKEFDALPEPAVTPTTKAKKGHDEPLYHEQAADLLGEDLFSQVKEKSIALFKNASQRIEESHFILADAKMEFGVDEANQLYLIDEAFTPDSSRFWLKKDYETSNLPTGFDKQIIRNYLLSLGWSTKPPIPSLPLDIITQTQIRYMEVFEHIVYRPSFT; encoded by the coding sequence ATGTTTATCAAAGACCCCAACGATTTTTCATTTCCCAAAGAAGCCCTCCTACGCGTTCCAAAGCTACCATATAAACATTTAGGCTCGGGGAAAGTACGCGAGCTTTACGATCTAGGCGAGGAACTTCTTATGATTGCCACGGATCGGGTGTCTGCATTTGATGTTATTCTCCACGAAGGCATACCCGGCAAGGGCATTATTTTGACACAAATGAGCCTCTTTTGGTTTGATTATCTTAAGGACGTTGTTCCGAACCATATCGTTCCCAACCATAATAAGCGACTGCTAGCAGTTTTAGCGGATTACCCCGAGTTGTATAAGAGAAGTATGATTGTTAAAAAACTCAAGCCGTTGCCAATCGAATCTATTGTGCGTGGATATCTAGCTGGGAATGCTTGGAGAAATTATCAGGATACGGATCGATTGTGGGATATGGAATTACCCAATGGCATGAAAGAGTTCGATGCCCTTCCGGAGCCAGCCGTTACCCCCACAACAAAAGCAAAAAAAGGCCATGATGAACCCCTTTACCACGAGCAAGCGGCAGATCTCCTGGGGGAAGATCTGTTTTCGCAAGTAAAAGAAAAAAGTATAGCGCTCTTTAAAAACGCATCCCAACGAATAGAGGAGTCTCACTTCATTCTTGCGGATGCCAAGATGGAGTTTGGGGTTGATGAGGCAAATCAGCTCTACTTAATAGATGAAGCGTTTACGCCAGACTCATCGCGCTTCTGGCTCAAGAAAGATTATGAGACCAGTAACCTGCCTACCGGCTTTGATAAACAGATTATTCGTAATTATTTGTTATCCCTTGGGTGGAGCACAAAACCCCCTATACCCTCGTTGCCTTTAGATATCATTACGCAGACTCAGATTCGCTACATGGAAGTATTTGAGCACATTGTCTACCGGCCAAGTTTTACTTAA
- a CDS encoding short-chain dehydrogenase: MNRVKGKIALIAGGSRGIGAETARLLSNEGAYVIIGDILDNEGEQLAKEINGEYHHLDVASEEDWLSLVKKLRASHGRIDILFNNAAIIGLNEDIGPQDPEHTSFAAWKQIHQINLDGVFLGCKYGINLMKERGGSIINMSSRSGIVGVPGAAAYASSKAAVRNHTKTVALYCAQMGYNIRCNSLHPGAILTAMWDTMLGSNEEERKHRIAKIAEGIPLGHMGEPIDVAYAVLYLASDESKYVTGIELTMDGGILAGSSATPGK; this comes from the coding sequence ATGAACAGAGTAAAAGGTAAAATTGCATTGATCGCGGGCGGCAGCCGGGGTATCGGCGCTGAAACGGCTCGTTTGCTTTCAAATGAGGGTGCTTATGTCATTATTGGCGATATCCTCGATAACGAGGGTGAACAGTTAGCCAAGGAGATCAATGGAGAATACCACCACTTGGACGTTGCTTCTGAGGAGGATTGGTTATCCTTGGTTAAAAAATTGAGGGCCTCACATGGGCGTATTGATATTTTGTTTAACAACGCCGCCATCATAGGCCTCAATGAAGATATCGGCCCGCAAGATCCCGAGCACACAAGTTTTGCAGCATGGAAGCAAATTCATCAAATCAACTTAGATGGGGTCTTTCTGGGCTGCAAATATGGTATTAATTTAATGAAGGAAAGGGGAGGCTCGATTATTAATATGTCCTCCCGGTCCGGTATCGTTGGCGTGCCCGGAGCCGCTGCCTACGCTTCTAGCAAGGCAGCCGTACGTAACCATACCAAAACAGTCGCTTTGTACTGCGCGCAAATGGGGTACAACATTCGTTGTAACTCTCTACATCCGGGCGCTATTCTTACGGCCATGTGGGATACTATGCTTGGGTCGAATGAGGAAGAGCGTAAACATAGGATTGCTAAAATTGCCGAGGGTATACCGCTGGGGCATATGGGGGAACCGATTGATGTCGCTTATGCCGTCTTATATCTGGCTTCAGATGAGTCTAAATACGTTACCGGCATAGAGTTGACAATGGATGGCGGAATTCTAGCGGGCAGCAGCGCCACGCCTGGAAAATGA
- a CDS encoding apolipoprotein N-acyltransferase produces MFVKKHGSAILAAALSAILYYAAFAQFDAPEAAYVFAVPLLLWAFFKPSFKHYLIATLISGWVAWFFNIIWLSNITWLGTIGLAFILALYYSAWFLVARLVIIKSANKGLIHRLYDMIALAAFWVVLEWIRGVVLLRFPWLALAVSQWQRPILLQIISWTGSYGLSFVLIFFNLGIAYFLANICNREQTPISRYLRTTPEFLLAMVLLLGLIIFSIKQTPKHRKQELLFTAGISQPYILPSTHEDSKLSRENFMVLQEQTLLLQTLHPDVILWPEAAVPTAIFDNELGTRKWVEYLCNSINIPILFGALADYQNQGWYNGIFLALPQKGLDKNYYAKRKPVPFGEYVPLRFLLPFLERVVPGEWDIIPGNNIKPIQLPVRDKIVRIGGLVCYEDVFPDLSRESVRAGSDVLLVLTNNAWFGEGSGAYQHAAHAALRAVENRRPIVRCGNGGWSGWIDEYGNTREVVTNSENSIYFRGIGKLTVTVDPDWWRRESVFTRHGNWFAYLCIGICLPRLLALAFLLFPRQNHIY; encoded by the coding sequence ATGTTTGTCAAAAAGCACGGGTCGGCAATACTAGCAGCGGCGCTTTCCGCAATCCTGTATTACGCCGCTTTTGCTCAGTTTGATGCTCCCGAGGCCGCCTACGTATTTGCGGTTCCCTTACTGTTATGGGCATTCTTCAAGCCTTCTTTTAAACATTATTTAATCGCCACGCTCATCTCGGGTTGGGTTGCTTGGTTCTTTAATATCATTTGGTTAAGCAATATTACTTGGCTGGGGACGATTGGGTTAGCGTTTATTCTGGCGCTTTACTATTCAGCGTGGTTTCTTGTCGCAAGGCTCGTGATCATCAAATCTGCCAATAAGGGGCTTATCCACAGATTGTATGATATGATTGCGCTCGCGGCTTTTTGGGTCGTGCTGGAATGGATACGTGGCGTAGTTCTCCTAAGATTCCCCTGGCTCGCTTTGGCCGTTAGCCAGTGGCAACGCCCTATATTGCTACAGATTATTTCATGGACGGGAAGCTACGGATTGTCATTTGTTTTAATATTTTTCAATCTCGGCATTGCTTATTTTTTAGCAAATATTTGCAATCGAGAACAAACGCCGATTTCGCGCTACTTGCGAACCACCCCGGAGTTTCTGCTCGCAATGGTCTTGCTGCTCGGCCTTATTATTTTCTCGATTAAGCAGACGCCTAAGCATCGCAAACAGGAGCTACTCTTCACGGCCGGCATTTCTCAACCCTATATTCTACCGTCAACGCACGAAGATTCTAAGCTCAGTCGAGAAAACTTTATGGTTCTTCAGGAGCAAACCCTCTTGTTACAAACCCTTCACCCCGATGTTATTTTGTGGCCAGAAGCCGCCGTTCCAACAGCTATCTTTGATAACGAGCTAGGCACGCGTAAATGGGTTGAATATCTCTGCAATAGTATAAATATTCCCATCTTGTTTGGCGCATTGGCAGATTACCAGAACCAGGGTTGGTATAATGGCATATTTCTTGCCCTACCCCAAAAGGGATTAGATAAAAATTATTACGCAAAGCGTAAACCCGTACCTTTTGGCGAATATGTACCCCTGCGTTTTCTTCTACCGTTTCTTGAGCGAGTGGTACCCGGAGAGTGGGACATCATTCCGGGGAATAATATTAAGCCCATACAATTACCCGTGCGTGATAAAATAGTGCGCATTGGCGGGCTCGTCTGCTATGAAGATGTTTTTCCGGACCTCTCGCGTGAAAGCGTTCGAGCTGGATCCGATGTGCTCCTGGTCTTAACAAATAATGCTTGGTTCGGAGAAGGCTCAGGTGCCTACCAACACGCCGCTCACGCCGCCTTGCGTGCTGTGGAGAATCGTAGGCCAATCGTGCGCTGTGGTAACGGTGGTTGGAGTGGCTGGATCGATGAATATGGAAACACTCGAGAGGTCGTCACTAATTCAGAAAACAGTATTTATTTTCGTGGTATTGGTAAACTAACCGTGACGGTCGATCCGGACTGGTGGCGGCGTGAATCCGTTTTTACACGCCACGGAAACTGGTTTGCCTATTTATGTATCGGCATCTGCTTGCCTAGGCTGCTAGCTCTTGCCTTCTTGCTTTTCCCAAGGCAGAACCACATCTATTAA
- a CDS encoding tRNA pseudouridine(55) synthase TruB, whose translation MSIQQNALEGILLIDKPSGITSHDVVDRVRKKLKMKRIGHAGTLDPLATGLLVILVGKATKASQYLMNLDKEYEATMKLGEVTDSHDADGVVTLTRPIPELTEESTKDLMTGFLGDQYQIPPMFSAKKVNGVPLYKMARQGKVIEREPRFITVYKFELLDFALPLVSFRLKCSKGTYVRTIAHDLGEKIGCGSHLTQLRRTTISHLDVTNACTLDKLEELSLTEIKDILIPVIKAIPPTTVI comes from the coding sequence ATGTCCATCCAACAAAACGCCTTAGAGGGAATATTATTAATAGACAAGCCAAGTGGGATAACCTCCCATGATGTCGTCGATCGCGTGAGAAAAAAGCTCAAGATGAAGCGTATCGGGCACGCAGGCACATTAGACCCTTTAGCAACGGGCTTGCTGGTCATCCTTGTGGGTAAGGCTACAAAGGCTTCTCAATATTTAATGAATTTGGACAAAGAATACGAAGCTACCATGAAATTGGGCGAAGTAACCGATTCCCATGACGCGGATGGTGTCGTCACCCTAACTCGCCCCATACCTGAATTAACAGAAGAGAGCACAAAAGATTTGATGACCGGTTTCCTGGGCGACCAATACCAAATTCCGCCTATGTTCTCCGCCAAAAAAGTCAATGGCGTTCCTTTATATAAAATGGCTCGGCAGGGTAAGGTCATCGAACGGGAGCCTAGATTTATTACGGTCTATAAGTTTGAATTACTCGATTTTGCGCTCCCTCTGGTATCCTTTCGCCTCAAATGTAGTAAAGGAACTTATGTGCGAACCATTGCGCACGACTTAGGTGAAAAGATCGGTTGCGGTTCCCATTTAACGCAATTGCGTCGAACCACAATATCACATTTGGACGTGACGAATGCTTGTACGTTAGATAAGCTGGAGGAATTAAGCCTCACCGAAATTAAAGATATCTTGATTCCGGTCATAAAAGCGATCCCTCCAACAACTGTCATATGA
- a CDS encoding malate dehydrogenase: protein MATNYSDIIPKQAELDVRLAEKIALHLPIISSDMDTVTESKMAITMALHGGMGLIHYNMPEKNQVKEVARVKNHIHGLIQDPILVSPDVYIQDVLDMIEERQFDFRSFPVVDEKRKLLGFLPSRVIRSRYKGKKVSEAMISREDVFTLTTKELGRNPITVADEFFTANMGIHKLLVVDHEDKLCGLLTLSDIERIVEESTAKIKPARDGDFRLLCGAAVATHRNLDGSLDKERILNHVSLLVKEGVDVIAVSTAHGHTAGVGDSVRLLREQFKDLTIIAGNVTSAEGVEFLADCGANVIKIGQGPGSICTTRIVAGVGIPQLSALYYAAQGAKKKGVQILADGGITKSGDMVKALTLADAVICGGLLAGCLEAPGKVIEIDGKLYKEYRGMGSHEAMKEGSAARYGHIQKDTSRKVAAEGISALKEVGTSASEILTQLSGGIQSGMGYLGARNLVELKEKARYIRVTQAGYLESRPHNVIEIKSNPTAK from the coding sequence TTGGCCACGAACTATTCGGACATTATTCCCAAGCAGGCGGAGCTCGATGTGCGTTTAGCAGAAAAGATCGCACTTCACTTACCGATCATCTCTTCGGATATGGATACAGTGACGGAATCCAAGATGGCCATCACCATGGCATTGCATGGCGGTATGGGGTTGATTCACTACAATATGCCGGAGAAAAATCAGGTAAAAGAAGTCGCACGCGTCAAAAACCATATACACGGCCTGATTCAAGATCCTATACTCGTTTCTCCAGACGTTTACATACAAGACGTCCTTGATATGATAGAGGAACGCCAGTTTGATTTCCGATCCTTTCCTGTTGTTGACGAAAAGAGAAAACTCTTAGGCTTTTTGCCGAGCCGTGTGATACGTTCACGCTATAAAGGTAAAAAAGTTTCCGAGGCGATGATTTCCAGAGAAGATGTATTCACCCTGACAACAAAAGAACTGGGGAGAAACCCGATTACGGTAGCCGATGAGTTCTTTACCGCTAACATGGGCATCCATAAACTGCTTGTTGTGGATCATGAGGATAAATTGTGTGGCCTCCTTACCTTAAGCGACATTGAGCGTATTGTTGAAGAATCTACCGCAAAAATTAAACCCGCAAGAGATGGTGATTTTCGATTGCTCTGTGGTGCGGCAGTGGCAACGCATCGAAATTTGGATGGTTCGTTAGACAAGGAACGTATTTTAAACCATGTTAGTTTGTTGGTGAAAGAAGGGGTGGATGTCATTGCGGTTTCTACGGCTCATGGTCATACTGCAGGGGTAGGGGATTCGGTGAGATTGCTCCGGGAGCAATTTAAAGATTTAACCATTATTGCCGGCAATGTTACCTCTGCGGAAGGCGTGGAGTTTTTGGCGGACTGTGGCGCAAACGTTATTAAAATCGGACAGGGCCCCGGCTCCATTTGTACAACCCGTATTGTTGCCGGAGTGGGAATACCACAACTCTCCGCGTTATACTACGCAGCTCAAGGCGCTAAGAAAAAAGGCGTTCAGATACTAGCAGACGGCGGTATTACCAAAAGTGGGGATATGGTAAAAGCGCTTACTTTGGCAGACGCGGTTATTTGCGGCGGCCTGTTGGCAGGTTGTTTAGAAGCACCCGGCAAGGTCATTGAAATTGATGGCAAACTGTACAAAGAATATAGAGGAATGGGGAGCCATGAAGCTATGAAAGAAGGCTCGGCCGCGCGTTATGGGCATATACAGAAAGATACCAGTCGTAAAGTTGCTGCAGAAGGAATCTCTGCGTTGAAGGAAGTTGGCACATCGGCCTCTGAAATATTAACTCAGCTAAGCGGCGGTATACAATCCGGTATGGGGTACCTAGGTGCCCGTAATTTGGTAGAACTTAAAGAGAAAGCGCGTTATATACGTGTGACTCAGGCAGGTTACCTGGAATCCAGGCCGCATAATGTTATTGAAATAAAATCAAACCCTACGGCTAAATAA
- a CDS encoding adenylosuccinate synthase, translating into MSKSLPQSLPHSDFSSYIIADVGISMGDEGKGRVVCEVVRDLLAKGKTVNMSLKVNGGANAGHTAAGLRLNLLPVGVALKEVKHIALGSGVVADPRKLNWEVAPLEKKKFNVLERLRIDEKTMFSDVTHRLLDLAWENYRCKHLAQEPRGSTGRGISPAYADEANQCAIPYRVFSGNKDVFVGKLKERAQRTLRVIEHVCRVTHEDWFSFFDALTETEMRANQDSLDQHLFKKSEFDFHLFKEKHPFTLNLDYLIETYWAAGSHFKENLCDLRELTLSALEYKEYVIAEFGQSYWLDKRHGFSPNVTASHTFTPELFESTGVPLQPVHTIGCCKAYDTKVGTHVFLTQMADAHPLAHLLKKLEFGVSTGRQRQVGWFDAVEKGDALRYGGFQDIVINKLDALTYRGNWEEGSELLVCVGYRDAAGKIYKHVPRDDALRNKLTPAYRQFPGWSEDISNVRSFFELPQNAQNYVIGLYESIIDIAYDGMTPPIYPNIRYLGVGPEPDQVIKDVPRGESLLTYNQSTLNSM; encoded by the coding sequence ATGTCCAAATCGTTACCCCAAAGTCTTCCCCATTCTGATTTTTCAAGCTACATCATTGCAGATGTAGGCATTAGTATGGGAGATGAAGGGAAAGGACGCGTTGTTTGTGAAGTTGTGCGGGATTTGTTGGCAAAGGGGAAAACAGTCAACATGTCCCTCAAAGTAAACGGGGGCGCTAATGCAGGACATACGGCTGCGGGATTAAGACTAAATTTACTCCCTGTGGGCGTTGCCTTAAAAGAAGTCAAACACATAGCCTTGGGAAGCGGAGTAGTTGCGGACCCCCGAAAATTGAACTGGGAAGTTGCGCCCCTTGAAAAAAAGAAGTTTAACGTACTTGAGCGCTTGCGCATAGATGAGAAAACTATGTTTAGCGATGTTACCCACCGCCTGTTAGACCTAGCATGGGAAAACTATCGCTGCAAACATCTTGCCCAAGAACCACGCGGTTCTACCGGCAGAGGAATTTCCCCCGCATACGCTGATGAAGCAAACCAATGTGCTATCCCGTATCGTGTCTTTAGCGGAAATAAGGATGTATTTGTGGGTAAACTTAAAGAGCGGGCACAACGCACCCTGCGCGTGATTGAGCACGTTTGCCGCGTGACCCATGAAGATTGGTTTTCATTTTTCGATGCTCTTACGGAGACAGAAATGCGTGCCAATCAAGATTCATTGGATCAACACCTTTTTAAAAAATCAGAATTCGATTTTCACCTCTTTAAAGAAAAACACCCCTTTACGCTTAATCTAGATTACTTAATTGAAACCTACTGGGCTGCCGGTTCTCATTTTAAAGAAAACCTGTGCGACCTGAGAGAACTGACGCTCTCTGCTCTGGAGTACAAGGAATATGTTATTGCTGAATTTGGGCAATCCTATTGGCTTGATAAACGCCATGGCTTTTCGCCAAACGTTACAGCATCCCATACCTTTACGCCCGAGCTGTTTGAATCCACGGGTGTACCCTTGCAACCCGTGCATACGATTGGTTGTTGCAAGGCCTATGATACAAAAGTAGGTACACATGTTTTTTTGACCCAAATGGCAGATGCACATCCGTTAGCTCATTTGCTAAAGAAGTTGGAATTTGGGGTATCTACTGGTCGGCAACGTCAAGTAGGTTGGTTTGACGCGGTGGAAAAAGGAGATGCTCTTCGCTACGGCGGCTTTCAGGATATCGTTATCAATAAACTAGATGCCCTGACTTACCGAGGCAATTGGGAAGAAGGCAGCGAACTCCTTGTATGTGTCGGTTACCGAGATGCTGCGGGCAAAATTTACAAGCACGTTCCACGAGATGATGCCCTGAGAAATAAACTAACACCGGCTTACCGCCAGTTTCCCGGTTGGAGTGAAGATATTTCAAATGTGAGAAGCTTCTTTGAGCTCCCTCAAAACGCGCAAAATTATGTCATCGGCCTATATGAGTCCATTATAGATATAGCCTATGACGGTATGACACCCCCAATATACCCAAACATTCGATACCTTGGTGTTGGCCCAGAACCCGATCAAGTGATCAAGGATGTTCCACGCGGAGAGTCCTTATTGACCTATAACCAGAGTACACTGAACAGTATGTGA
- a CDS encoding riboflavin biosynthesis protein RibF gives MSKEEEAILAQLGNRPIHLAIGIFDGVHNGHQNIIWRALEDSRSDQGITAVMTFSPHPSRVIPGRAPTPLIYPTEVNEELMRANGAELIIQQTFSKEFSDMPAEEFVTYLINSPLLKHLKYIYVGEGFKFGHHRKGDTEMLSNLALEQGVKVIVCPKVEVNGQVASSTLIREKLKEGKLEEANELLGYTYFSIGEVVEGKHRGTEELDTPTLNIHWEPELQPKYGVYVVQIEVEREDGIHAFAGVANYGVRPTFHEHEKMPTLEVHCLSPNDITYDDVVYVRWHKFLRPEKEFDSPEALKKQIQLDIKAAIAHFSDDPNFSVE, from the coding sequence ATGAGCAAAGAAGAAGAAGCGATTTTAGCGCAGCTGGGCAACCGTCCTATCCATCTTGCAATTGGTATTTTTGATGGTGTTCATAACGGGCACCAAAATATTATCTGGAGAGCGCTCGAGGATAGCCGTTCCGATCAGGGAATTACTGCGGTAATGACATTCTCCCCCCACCCCAGCAGGGTAATTCCAGGAAGAGCCCCTACTCCCCTCATTTACCCGACTGAAGTGAATGAAGAGCTCATGAGAGCAAATGGCGCCGAGTTAATCATACAACAAACGTTTTCAAAGGAATTTTCAGATATGCCCGCGGAGGAGTTTGTAACGTATCTCATCAACTCCCCTCTTTTAAAACATTTAAAGTACATTTACGTCGGTGAGGGTTTTAAATTTGGCCATCATCGAAAAGGGGATACGGAAATGCTCTCCAATCTCGCCCTGGAACAGGGTGTTAAGGTCATCGTTTGCCCTAAGGTAGAAGTAAATGGTCAGGTGGCTAGCAGCACCTTGATTCGTGAAAAACTCAAAGAGGGCAAGCTCGAGGAAGCAAATGAACTCTTAGGCTACACCTATTTCTCAATCGGCGAGGTCGTTGAGGGAAAACACAGAGGAACCGAGGAGCTCGATACCCCAACGCTAAATATTCATTGGGAACCTGAACTACAACCCAAGTACGGTGTCTATGTCGTTCAAATCGAAGTGGAACGCGAGGATGGCATTCATGCATTTGCAGGTGTCGCTAATTATGGAGTACGTCCCACATTTCATGAGCATGAAAAAATGCCCACACTAGAAGTGCATTGCTTATCGCCTAATGATATTACTTATGATGATGTCGTCTACGTGCGCTGGCATAAATTTTTGCGGCCCGAGAAGGAATTTGATAGCCCTGAGGCGTTAAAAAAACAAATACAATTGGACATAAAAGCCGCCATTGCGCATTTTTCAGATGATCCTAATTTTAGCGTAGAATGA